The genomic interval GGCATTGTTGGATAGCCGATAGGCACCATGTCCAGTTCGGTAATTTGCCCATCTTTATTGATATCCCGATATTTGATGTCACCTGCTAAATACTCACCGAAATTTTGTCTCGGTGAGTTCGTTACCTCTGCTTCGTCAACAAAAAGACTTTCTGCAATGTATCCCCAGCGTTGATTAATAGGGTATCCAACTCTCGATTTCCACCATTCATTGGTATAGTCGTATTCTTCGAAGATTTCGTATGCACTGGTGGCGTAAGTAAAGTTTGCCCGGGCTTGTATCCAGGATCCATTAAGAAAAGACTGATTATAATCCAATGAGAAATCGATGCCTTCTCCTTTTGCTTCACCGATGTTAGCTGCCGGTGTAGCCCATAAACCCATTGACGCAGGTGTTGAAGCGCGACTCTGGAGGATATTGGTACGATGTTCCCGGAAATATTCAGCAATAATGTTCCAGCGTTTCGATATACCCAGCTCTAATGCGATATTTGTCTTTTTTGCAGTTTCCCAGGTAATATTCAGGTCTGAGTATCTAGAAATAGAAACACCATTTCTAGGGTATCCATTGTTAGTTCCGAAAACGGCACGACGATTTTCGTCGTTTGGATTCACTTCCGATAAATACAGAAATCTGCCTGCGCCAATTGCGTCGTTGCCAACAAGGCCGTAGGTTCCCCGTAATCTGAGATTCGTGATGGTTTCCTTGAGTGGCTCCCAGAATTTTTCATTTGAAATCGTCCATGCTAAACCGGCCGAAGGGAAAAAGCCAAAGCGTTGTGCTTTATAAAAGCGTTCAGATCCGTTGTATCCAAAATTAAATTCCGCATAATAACGGTTATCATAGGAGTAGGTAGCCCTTCCTGATAGACCGACATTCCTAAATGGTAACGATTCTTGTAGGGTAGCAGAGTTTGCGTCTAGTGCTTCCCGAAGAATATAGACCAGCATACCACTTACATTATGTTTTTCAGCGAATGTTCGATTGTAATTGACAGCTGTCTCAAGGTAGACTGTCGAGCTAATTGTTTTTTCACCCGGTTGATAACTCAAATAATCTTCACCATCGTCGGGGTTAATGATGTTGACTTGATAGGTATTGTCGCGTAAGTTGTAGGCTCCTAACTGATAGTAGAATGGCTCGTATTGCCTAATTACGTCGAAAAATGATATGCGGGCGGTATTGACCAGTCCTCTGGCACTCAAGCCTTCGGTTATGAAACCGAAATCTTGTTGTAATTGAAATTGAGCATTCATGTTAGAGCGTGCATAATCTTTATAGCCTCGCACCATATCTGCATATGGATTCAGGTAATTTCCATCCTCAAAGTTTCCAAACATGATGTGTTTCACAAAACTATGATCAGCATCGACCGGATAATAGGCTGGGAAAAGGACAGGATTTGCTCTCATAACTCTCGTATAAAAACCTCCACCAGAGTAAATTGGACCAGTATAATCATCGAAGGTTCCTGAAAGTCGGGTAATTAATTCGGTTGTAGGGGTAAGGTTGATATTTACATTGGCACGTAAAGACGAGGTTTTGAGATTGATATTATTATTGAAGTTATTGCGATTGTCTACCTTTAAAACGCCGTTATCCTGATTAAACGAGCCTGCAACATAGTATCGAGCGACTTTTCCACCTCCGCTTACACTTAAATTTGCCCGTTGGTTGATAGCATGATCTTTAAATAGTTCTTCCCTCCAGTCTGTAGAAGGGAAAATTAGCGAGTTGGATCCTAGGACTGTATTGTTTATTTTTTCATCGGAATAGAGCAGACGCCCTAAGGGGTCCCTAGTGAGGATCGCCTCATTGTTCAATCGCATATAGGTTATCGGATCAGCAAGTTCGACGTCTTGTGTTGGGCTCGAAACTGAATTTTCGAGCCTGAAAGAAACGCGGGCTTGACCTTCCTTTCCTTCTTTTGTGGTTACTAATATTACCCCATTAGCACCTCGTGCTCCGTACAATGCCGTTGCTGTTGCATCTTTCATTATCGAAAAACTGGCAATATCGTCGGGATTTAGTCGAGCGAGATCGGTAGAAGTGAGTTCGATGTTATCTATTAGGATTAACGGGTCTTTTTTATATCCGAATGTGGTAACGCCACGAATAAAGAACTCTGCATTGTCAGCACCTGGTTCGCCGCTTCGTTGATAAGCAATGACTCCGGCCAGGCGCCCTGCAAGAGCGGTGGTTAGGTTACTCGAAGGAACTTTAAGCTCGCTAGGATTGATTGATGTAACAGAACCAATTAGGTCAGTACGTTTTTGTGTGCCAAATGCGACGACCACAGCCTCGCCTAACTGAGTAGAAGAAACTTGAAGTGTTACATCAATTGAGGTTTGATTGCCGATGACTATCTCGTGTGGATCGAAACCAACCATGCTAAATACCAAGGTTGTATTGGGATTGTCTGGAACTTCCAGAATATATTTTCCGTTCAGATCGGTGGTCGTGCCCTTTGTCGTATTTTTTATGGTGACGGAAACACCGGGGATCGGCCCGACGGAGTCTCTGACAGTGCCATATACTTCTTTCGTCTGTAAGATTTGCTCTTTGTCCTGATCGATCTCATTTCCTTGGGCTTCAAAGGAAAGAACGGTGGACATGAGAATCAGAAAAGCAATACATCCAAAGAGTAATGAATTGTTCATCATATCACTTTAATTTAGGTTAACGTATGAATTGGTTTGTCCTAATGGTTTAGGTTAAAGCTATAGCGCTAAGTATTAATTGGTTGAATAGTATGTAAATTGGTTACTTAAAGCAATTGGTATTTTATTGATAGCTGTGTATCAGTGTTTCGATGTGCCTCCTATTTTAATATTTACAAATAATGCTTATTGATGTTAAACACCACTAAAAGCATTGAAACCGCCATCCACTAGAATCGTTTCTCCCGTAACAAAGCCTGATGCGTCGCTCAGGAGAAAAATCAACGTTCCCGTTAGTTCTTCTGGTTTACCTAATCGCCTATAGGGTGTATTATCTATAAATTGTTTTGTTCTTTGTGTGTAATTGCCGGCGGAATCGATCAGTAGGTCTCTATTTTGTTCGGTTAAAAATACACCTGGTGCGATTCCGTTAACGCGGACGCCATCTCCATAACGTAATGCTAATTCAGACGCCATCCATCTCGTGTAACCTTCGATTGCCGACTTGGCCATTGTATACCCCAGCCCTCTGGTGATCGCCTGCTGCGCTGCTAGAGATGAGATATTAACGATGGATCCCTTGCCTTTTTCCGCGATAACCTGACCGAAAATATGGGTAGGTATGACTGTGCCAAAAAGGTTAAGATCTACGGCTTTTTTGGTGTCTTCTATTTTGGCACTGAATAAATTTTGATCTGGCTGTATTGTTGCGCCAGCGATGTTGCCTCCCGCAGCATTTACCAGGCCGTCAATGGTTCCCCATTTGTCTATAATATCTTCTTTGGCCCGACGGATCTCGTCTTCAGAGAGCACATCGGCTAAAATGTAGAAAGCTTGCCCGCCGATGGCTTCTATTTCAGAAACTCGTTTTTGCGCACGCTCCTTGTTACGACCTAGAACAACCACCTTTGCACCAGCCCGTGCTACTTCTAAAGAAAAGGAAGCTCCCAAAACACCGGTCGCCCCGCTAATAACGATCACTTTGTTCTCCAATGAAAACTGTTGTAGTCCTTGCATGTATGGATGTCTGATTTAGTATGATAATTTACCCTATTACAAATAAAAAAGTAATTAAAGAGATAAGAAAGCTAATTTGTGTCAATGATAATTGAATTTGTCTCAAGAACTCTGTTATCTTTTCTGTGAGGATTTCCGGACAATTAGTTCTGTGTCTAATATAATTGTACTCGTGATACTTGTATTTTCTTTTTGTTCTAATTGATTAACCAGAATTCTCGCAACACTTTCTCCCATTTCTTTACCCGGATAGTTAATCGTACTGATAGGCGGTTCCGTTACTTTTGAGATTAGGTCATTGTTAAAGCCAATGACAGCGACGTCTTCTGGAACTCGGAGTCCGGCTTCTTTAAGTTTCACGATCGTAAATGCAGCCGCGAAGTCATTTGCTATGAAGATACCGTCTGGCAGGGGTTTTCTTTTTAAAATATCATTTTCTAAACAATCGCGAATATCTTCTTCGCGTAATGTGTTGGAAATCACCGAATCGGAGGTGAGAGCTAGTCCATTGTCTTCGATTGCCTTTTTGAACCCTGAGAGCCTGTCATTATATACGTTCCTCGTCAAATTGCCCGTGATGTGTAGGATATTTCTACAACCTTGTTCTATTAAATGAGTTGTCGCTGTATGTCCAGCTTTGAAATTGTCAATTACAACTTTAGTTGTTAGAGGGTTATCCGTGACACGATCAAAAAAGATTAAAGGAATGCCCTTGTCGACAAACATATCCAAGTGTTTGAAATCTTTGGTTTCATTAGAAAGAGATATGATTAATCCGTCGACACGACTGTTATACATGGTGCTCGCATTGGTTTGTTCTTTTTCCTGTGATTCGAAAGACTGACTGATAATCAGATTGTAACCAGCATTGTTAGCAACTTTTTCGATCCCCGAGATTACAGAGGACATAAAAAGACTATCTAATTTAGGTATAATGACGCCAATCGTATTGGTTCGTTGCTTTCGGAGGTTACTTGCAAATTTATTAGATCTATAACCGAGTTCGAAGGCCAAGTCATTGATTTTCTGCTTCGTGTTTTTGTTAATTGCCGGGTGATCCTGAAGTCCTCTGCTGACCGTCGAGGGTGAAAGCTTTAATTTTTCAGCTATATCATAGATTGTGATTTCTTTTTTATTCATTCCTCGGTATTTTGATCGGTTAATAATCTCTAAATTTAAAAAAGCTTTTTGTAAATTCAATCGATTGCACGTGAAGAATAACAATCCGTTGGCATAAATTATACGAAATGTCTTATTTTTGAACGATTATTTCAAATAAATTCCACTGATGACGAATAAACAACAAAAAATCGCTGAGTTTGATCCGAACCAACCCGGCGCAGCAGATGCATCCATATTTGGACTGCCGTTTAACGCTGACGAAAGTGAGATCATCGTTATCGCAGTACCTTGCGAGGTTACAGTGAGTTATGGCGATGGGGCTTCTTTGGGACCTAATGCTATTTTGGATGCCTCTTATCAGATGGATTTATATAATCAAGCATATCCAGAGTTGTGGAAGCTGGGAATCTTTGTGGATGAGGGTCTTGCTTCCGATTGGATGCTCAAAAATTCGACTTTAAAAGAAAAGGCTCAGTCCGTCATTGAAGTACTTGAAGCGGGAGGTAGTATTGATTCACATCCAGGTTTAAGAGCTAATCTGCTCGAAATTAATAAAGCGTGTGAGCATTTGAATAGCGATGTGAAAGAGCGTGTTTTATATTGGAAGAAACAGGGAAAAAAAGTAGCCTTATTGGGTGGCGACCACAGCACGCCTTTGGGGTACTATCAGGCTCTTGCTGAGAGTTATGAAAGCTTTGGTATATTGCATCTAGATGCACATATGGACCTACGGATTGCTTACGAAGGTTTTACATATTCTCATGCCTCAATTATGTACAATGCCTTGCAGTTACCAGCCATTGAAAAACTTGTGCAAGTAGGAATACGCGACTTTTGCGAACAGGAAGTATCTGTTGTGAAGTCATCTGCGGGTAAGGTTAAGGTCTTTACAGATAATTACCTAAAAGAAAATGCTTTTGATGGCTGGAGTTGGAAAGAACAATGCAGGGAGATTATTGAAATGCTTCCCGAAAATGTGGCTATTAGCTGTGATATCGATAGTTTGTACCAATGGTATTGTCCGAATACAGGAACACCCGTACCAGGTGGATTATCTTTTGAACAGGTCAGCTATTTGATTCATGAGTTGGCAAAGAGTAAAAAGATAATCATTGGCTTCGATTTAGTAGAGGTGTCACCGGGCGAAGATAGTTGGGACGGGAATGTCGGAGCGCGTTTGCTTTTTAATCTTTGTGGCGCGTTTGCTAAGTCACAGGGACTGAAGGTAGGGGAACCACTTGTTTTTTAGAAACTGTGATAAAAGCCGATAGTTAACCAAAGGAGGTGTTCAGTATTAGAGCCAATAAGCTCTTCTGCACGGTAATCGAATCCTGTCTCAAGTTGTGTATTATCGGTGAGATTGTATCCAACTGATGAGCCTGCTCTTATCTCTAAATTACCGACCTGATCTTT from Pedobacter indicus carries:
- a CDS encoding SusC/RagA family TonB-linked outer membrane protein → MMNNSLLFGCIAFLILMSTVLSFEAQGNEIDQDKEQILQTKEVYGTVRDSVGPIPGVSVTIKNTTKGTTTDLNGKYILEVPDNPNTTLVFSMVGFDPHEIVIGNQTSIDVTLQVSSTQLGEAVVVAFGTQKRTDLIGSVTSINPSELKVPSSNLTTALAGRLAGVIAYQRSGEPGADNAEFFIRGVTTFGYKKDPLILIDNIELTSTDLARLNPDDIASFSIMKDATATALYGARGANGVILVTTKEGKEGQARVSFRLENSVSSPTQDVELADPITYMRLNNEAILTRDPLGRLLYSDEKINNTVLGSNSLIFPSTDWREELFKDHAINQRANLSVSGGGKVARYYVAGSFNQDNGVLKVDNRNNFNNNINLKTSSLRANVNINLTPTTELITRLSGTFDDYTGPIYSGGGFYTRVMRANPVLFPAYYPVDADHSFVKHIMFGNFEDGNYLNPYADMVRGYKDYARSNMNAQFQLQQDFGFITEGLSARGLVNTARISFFDVIRQYEPFYYQLGAYNLRDNTYQVNIINPDDGEDYLSYQPGEKTISSTVYLETAVNYNRTFAEKHNVSGMLVYILREALDANSATLQESLPFRNVGLSGRATYSYDNRYYAEFNFGYNGSERFYKAQRFGFFPSAGLAWTISNEKFWEPLKETITNLRLRGTYGLVGNDAIGAGRFLYLSEVNPNDENRRAVFGTNNGYPRNGVSISRYSDLNITWETAKKTNIALELGISKRWNIIAEYFREHRTNILQSRASTPASMGLWATPAANIGEAKGEGIDFSLDYNQSFLNGSWIQARANFTYATSAYEIFEEYDYTNEWWKSRVGYPINQRWGYIAESLFVDEAEVTNSPRQNFGEYLAGDIKYRDINKDGQITELDMVPIGYPTMPEIVYGFGVSYGFKNFDISTFFQGLARESFWIDPEATAPFVPYHYSDQERDSGILYRNQLLQAYADSYWSEDNRDLYALFPRLSTYPIENNIQSSTWFLRNGAFLRLKQVELGYTVPTHMTEKIRISNLRIYANGTNLLTWSKFDLWDIEMAGNGLRYPVQKVYNIGIQASF
- a CDS encoding agmatinase family protein, whose translation is MTNKQQKIAEFDPNQPGAADASIFGLPFNADESEIIVIAVPCEVTVSYGDGASLGPNAILDASYQMDLYNQAYPELWKLGIFVDEGLASDWMLKNSTLKEKAQSVIEVLEAGGSIDSHPGLRANLLEINKACEHLNSDVKERVLYWKKQGKKVALLGGDHSTPLGYYQALAESYESFGILHLDAHMDLRIAYEGFTYSHASIMYNALQLPAIEKLVQVGIRDFCEQEVSVVKSSAGKVKVFTDNYLKENAFDGWSWKEQCREIIEMLPENVAISCDIDSLYQWYCPNTGTPVPGGLSFEQVSYLIHELAKSKKIIIGFDLVEVSPGEDSWDGNVGARLLFNLCGAFAKSQGLKVGEPLVF
- a CDS encoding LacI family DNA-binding transcriptional regulator, translating into MNKKEITIYDIAEKLKLSPSTVSRGLQDHPAINKNTKQKINDLAFELGYRSNKFASNLRKQRTNTIGVIIPKLDSLFMSSVISGIEKVANNAGYNLIISQSFESQEKEQTNASTMYNSRVDGLIISLSNETKDFKHLDMFVDKGIPLIFFDRVTDNPLTTKVVIDNFKAGHTATTHLIEQGCRNILHITGNLTRNVYNDRLSGFKKAIEDNGLALTSDSVISNTLREEDIRDCLENDILKRKPLPDGIFIANDFAAAFTIVKLKEAGLRVPEDVAVIGFNNDLISKVTEPPISTINYPGKEMGESVARILVNQLEQKENTSITSTIILDTELIVRKSSQKR
- a CDS encoding SDR family oxidoreductase translates to MQGLQQFSLENKVIVISGATGVLGASFSLEVARAGAKVVVLGRNKERAQKRVSEIEAIGGQAFYILADVLSEDEIRRAKEDIIDKWGTIDGLVNAAGGNIAGATIQPDQNLFSAKIEDTKKAVDLNLFGTVIPTHIFGQVIAEKGKGSIVNISSLAAQQAITRGLGYTMAKSAIEGYTRWMASELALRYGDGVRVNGIAPGVFLTEQNRDLLIDSAGNYTQRTKQFIDNTPYRRLGKPEELTGTLIFLLSDASGFVTGETILVDGGFNAFSGV